A stretch of DNA from Patescibacteria group bacterium:
TAAAAACTTAGGAGGGTGAATTAAATGATGAACGTTTCAAGAAGAAAAGTGAAAACGAAGTCAAAGAAGCCTAAAAAAAGCGCCGTAAAAATTGAAATGCAAATAACAAGCACGGTAAAGATGATTGACTGCTTCCTCGTAGGCCAGCTGACGTGTTTGAGTTCTCCTTTTGTTTCTTTTATATAATTGATTAATCGGCTCATGCTG
This window harbors:
- the secE gene encoding preprotein translocase subunit SecE, coding for MSRLINYIKETKGELKHVSWPTRKQSIIFTVLVICISIFTALFLGFFDFVFTFLLETFII